The following coding sequences lie in one Acropora palmata chromosome 3, jaAcrPala1.3, whole genome shotgun sequence genomic window:
- the LOC141876160 gene encoding follistatin-related protein 5-like, with protein sequence MKNSTLSLIILTSVFLCALVLGRSKERKIKLARKQSRKCSRFCSPGRECRMQSNGQAQCVCMSRCKKKRNPVCGSDGIFYDNHCELHRTACHFGEKISVDLDMKCFKAQERIHDCQDDKLSKMKKLILAMFDKEQRKKATTTRLIDELYFRYNKDGDHRVSSFELKKLISDYVMYPNIKELAEVCHATQWVKAEDDDKNGYLSKDEFSQSFASRPEVDILQNEEQQLSGSSLTFRCQVRGYPVPTVMWFKDQMKLNADDHVSMTPNGELHIKDLQFSDNGVYTCEAVNELGLERKQVKVKVEENVADKSLKGQEMFYVFANDGVFIINPENLSAVSRIPADDVINGSQSTICTSGRDRACNWGGAVSVSFKYVYAADFLGQRVLVFDVTSQNFVQEVKIEGYPYQLKYFRSLDAVWVMSWADESLEILTEDEDDNGTLHVITEASKMTEHVSVKIRTMDDHPVSAHGFFVADNCNPIGAETKSGHVTHIFEPGFHEVDLITKQFSKFYNLSENKCYGTFGIAVSEPHSLAFVQCYTNEERDTKAQLVIDLKENQLKALNEFIFGTSFVSPDGRFVITLNYYAILTQYIDPAGQIFLFAEIESNLLLSQLAFYSRDAGYDVYVTSRDQSAIIVLHVDPRGIKTPKFISTVGKPQQKDWVHTQRPIVIGCRSDARYLATPATGENTVVILDGDHRQMVGKVEEIKGASAIVWAGKEEK encoded by the exons AATGCTCGCGCTTTTGCTCACCCGGCCGAGAGTGCCGTATGCAATCAAATGGCCAAGCTCAATGTGTATGCATGTCGCGATGCAAGAAAAAGCGCAACCCAGTTTGTGGATCAGATGGAATCTTTTATGACAACCATTGTGAATTGCACAGGACTGCCTGTCACTTTGGCGAAAAAATCAGTGTCGACTTAGACATGAAGTGCTTTAAAGCCCAAGAAAGGATTCACG ATTGCCAAGATGACAAGCTATCCAAAATGAAGAAGCTTATTTTGGCCATGTTTGACAAGGAACAGCGTAAGAAAGCGACAACGACACGTTTGATCGACGAGCTGTACTTCCGGTACAACAAAGACGGCGATCACAGAGTCAGCAGTTTTGAGTTAAAAAAACTTATCTCTGACTACGTCATGTATCCCAATATTAAAGAACTCGCTGAAGTTTGCCACGCAACACAATGGGTTAAAGCCGAAGATGACGACAAAAATGGATATCTCTCAAAAGATGAATTTTCACAAAGTTTCG cCAGTAGACCTGAAGTTGATATTCTCCAGAACGAGGAACAGCAACTTTCAGGTTCCAGTCTTACTTTCCGTTGCCAAGTGCGTGGTTACCCAGTTCCTACCGTCATGTGGTTTAAGGATCAAATGAAGTTAAATGCTGATGATCACGTGTCGATGACCCCTAACGGGGAACTGCACATAAAGGATCTCCAATTTAGTGACAATGGCGTGTACACCTGCGAGGCCGTTAATGAATTGGGGCTGGAACGGAAACAAGTGAAGGTCAAAGTTGAAGAAAATGTTGCCGACAAGTCATTGAAAG gacaagaaatgttttacgTCTTTGCAAACGATGGTGTCTTCATCATTAATCCGGAAAACTTATCCGCTGTCAGTCGTATCCCagctgatgacgtcataaatGGGAGCCAGTCAACTATTTGCACAAGCGGCCGAGACAGAGCTTGTAACTGGGGCGGAGCTGTCAGCGTCAGTTTTAAATATGTTTACGCCGCTGACTTCCTTGGTCAAAGAGTGCTTGTGTTTGACGTTACTTCTCAAAACTTTGTTCAAGAAGTTAAAATAGAAGGCTATCCGTACCAGCTAAAATATTTCAG GTCTTTAGATGCTGTATGGGTTATGTCATGGGCTGATGAATCCCTCGAAATTCTCACGGAGGATGAAGACGACAACGGAACCCTGCACGTGATAACAGAAGCCAGTAAAATGACCGAGCACGTGTCCGTCAAAATTAGAACAATGGATGACCACCCTGTTTCGGCGCATGGCTTTTTTGTAGCTGACAACTGCAATCCCATAGgtgcagaaacaaaaagtggTCACGTCACTCATATTTTTGAACCAGGGTTCCATGAAGTGGATCTCATTACGAAGCAGTTTTCCAAGTTTTATAACCTGAGCGAAAACAAATGTTATGGAACGTTTGGAATTGCTGTATCCGAACCACATAGCCTCGCGTTCGTACAGTGCTACACGAATGAAGAACGCGACACGAAAGCACAACTGGTGAtcgatttaaaagaaaatcaattaaaaGCACTGAATGAATTTATCTTTGGAACTTCATTTGTGTCGCCTGACGGCCGCTTCGTGATAACGTTAAATTATTACGCGATTTTGACCCAGTACATTGACCCAGCAGGCcagattttcttgtttgcagAAATTGAGTCAAACCTTTTGCTCAGCCAGCTGGCTTTTTACTCACGTGACGCTGGCTATGATGTATACGTCACTTCCAGGGACCAATCAGCGATCATCGTTCTTCACGTGGACCCAAGAGGCATTAAAACACCAAAATTTATCTCGACCGTGGGCAAGCCACAGCAGAAAGATTGGGTCCACACTCAACGTCCCATCGTGATTGGTTGCAGGTCAGACGCTCGTTACCTAGCAACGCCTGCAACAGGCGAGAACACGGTTGTTATTTTAGACGGCGACCATCGTCAGATGGTTGGCAAAGTCGAGGAAATTAAAGGTGCTAGTGCGATTGTTTGGGCAGGAaaggaggaaaaataa